One segment of Bradyrhizobium sp. WD16 DNA contains the following:
- a CDS encoding TauD/TfdA family dioxygenase: MLAERSADGIAIRYDKDCMRPMTKEARELEALVEQRINRSEMTRVPWEPECLLVIDNRRMVHARGASKRPDANRVLKRILIGGE; this comes from the coding sequence ATGCTGGCCGAACGCTCAGCCGATGGCATCGCTATCCGTTACGACAAGGATTGTATGCGCCCTATGACTAAGGAAGCGCGAGAACTAGAGGCGCTTGTCGAGCAGCGGATCAATCGTTCTGAGATGACCCGCGTTCCGTGGGAGCCGGAATGCCTGCTCGTTATCGATAATCGACGCATGGTGCATGCGCGGGGAGCAAGTAAGCGGCCCGATGCGAACCGAGTGCTGAAGCGTATCTTGATTGGGGGAGAGTGA
- the cas2 gene encoding CRISPR-associated endonuclease Cas2 codes for MLVLVTYDVSLAQPGGARRLRRVAKACKDYGQRVQFSVFEIEVDPAQWTALKARLEGLIDPEQDSLRYYYLGANWQRRVEHVGAKKATDLNGPLIV; via the coding sequence ATGCTGGTCCTGGTGACTTACGACGTCAGTCTTGCGCAACCGGGCGGCGCGCGAAGGCTGCGGCGTGTCGCCAAGGCGTGCAAGGACTACGGCCAGCGGGTGCAGTTTTCGGTGTTCGAGATCGAAGTCGACCCAGCGCAATGGACGGCGCTGAAGGCGAGGCTCGAGGGGCTGATCGACCCCGAACAGGACAGCCTGCGCTACTATTATCTCGGCGCCAACTGGCAACGCCGGGTCGAGCACGTGGGGGCCAAGAAGGCCACGGACCTCAACGGGCCGCTAATCGTGTAA
- the cas1c gene encoding type I-C CRISPR-associated endonuclease Cas1c, whose amino-acid sequence MKKLLNTLYVTTEGARLRKEGENIVAEVDDTERGRVPLHMLGAVVVFGAIAISPPLVGALARAGITLVLLDRQGRFEARVEGPVSGNVLLRRAQYRASEQPDEIVRSIVTAKIANQRVVLQRALRDHGAEMSADHRTAVESTIDRMERILRRIAFTNEGADAMRGAEGEAANGYFAVFDSLLRSPDPDIRFNGRSRRPPRDPVNALLSFLYTLLTHDCRSAAECVGLDPAVGFLHRDRPGRPSLALDLMEEFRPVLADRLALSLINRRQLRSGDFETRDGGAVLLTEAGRKTVLTAWQERKKEERRHPFLDEMAPYGLVPYLQAQLLARHLRGDLDAYPPWFWR is encoded by the coding sequence ATGAAGAAGCTGCTCAACACGCTTTACGTCACAACCGAAGGCGCCAGGCTGCGCAAGGAGGGCGAGAACATCGTCGCCGAAGTCGACGACACTGAGCGCGGTCGCGTGCCGCTGCATATGCTCGGCGCCGTGGTGGTTTTCGGGGCAATAGCCATCTCGCCGCCGCTCGTCGGCGCGCTGGCGCGGGCCGGCATCACACTGGTGCTGCTCGATCGCCAAGGCCGGTTCGAGGCGCGCGTCGAAGGCCCGGTCAGCGGCAACGTATTGCTGCGGCGCGCGCAATACCGGGCCTCCGAGCAGCCGGACGAGATCGTCCGCAGCATCGTCACGGCCAAGATCGCTAATCAACGCGTGGTGCTGCAGCGCGCTCTGCGAGACCACGGCGCGGAGATGAGCGCGGACCACCGCACCGCTGTGGAATCGACGATCGATCGCATGGAGCGGATATTGCGGCGCATTGCCTTCACGAACGAGGGCGCGGACGCCATGCGGGGCGCCGAGGGTGAGGCCGCCAACGGCTATTTCGCGGTGTTCGACAGCTTGCTGCGCTCGCCCGATCCGGACATTCGCTTCAATGGCCGCAGTCGACGGCCGCCCCGTGATCCTGTCAACGCCTTATTGTCGTTTCTGTACACGCTCCTGACGCACGACTGCCGCAGCGCCGCGGAATGCGTCGGCCTCGATCCGGCCGTCGGCTTCCTGCACCGAGACCGGCCGGGGCGCCCAAGCCTTGCGCTCGATCTGATGGAGGAATTTCGGCCTGTGCTAGCTGATCGGCTCGCGCTTTCGCTCATCAACCGAAGGCAGTTGCGCAGCGGCGATTTCGAGACGCGTGACGGAGGCGCGGTCCTCCTGACGGAGGCCGGGCGCAAGACAGTCCTGACAGCTTGGCAAGAGCGCAAGAAGGAGGAACGTCGCCATCCATTCCTGGACGAGATGGCGCCGTACGGCCTTGTGCCGTATTTGCAGGCGCAACTCCTCGCCCGTCATCTGCGCGGCGATCTCGACGCCTATCCGCCGTGGTTCTGGAGATAA